The following proteins are encoded in a genomic region of Maribacter hydrothermalis:
- a CDS encoding hybrid sensor histidine kinase/response regulator transcription factor, with translation MRKVLSIFLFFGFTFLSAQESPDYKDYHQKFKSLIFKNPDSALYYVNKLKTDKETNSSFFSSYYYHQDLGQYFFVKGQFDSSEHHYEKAYQLSSAKRIDSLTVNSNMWLANHEYFKGEIKKSLLRYDDILQLSKKANYLEGIASAYSMFASAEPDLSKKMNLYLKIDSLYKINNTQSSLLARVNAYIAEIYLDAKGNNPLAKKYIEKCIEISKNVAYPPGEYEANRLLIKLSVQENKINEAIQLYEQLLIDGKKNGDPTAINIANIGLAKMYLKKKEYTKVEKHLTNVGALLEKQNTSTLTGVVHLHWAELFIILNNPKEALVHLEKARQNPDVTDRLGYKTDLNRIEISYYELVGDYTNAYQTKVAYDKQIAFLKEQENANGFILDEQLKFKEQQLQEVALLKTQHELADTKQKAQRNFLLGIIIITSLIGIFIFILYRNRMKINHKLREVDALKTDFFTNISHELRTPLTLISAPLQEALSNTTLTTDQKKHFEIAQKSTERLSALVDQLLELSKIDSGNRKLRVQKGYPTQMIAAWSESFSFLAQQKNIHFKLQITNTDILGWFDRDAIENIIINLLGNAIKYTPEKGAVLLNANIDHNYLYFSIKNTGNGISTTQMKTIFNRFYQTDGLNEGVGIGLSLVKELTELHGGKIDVSSEKQNWTHFNVSICMDKIKLKNIEIIENPDLETLKVITTAEAKTNLEESPHKKNNLPILLIVEDNKDVRTLLSNTFKSTYSILQAADGEKGIKIALHEIPDIIISDVMMPKKDGLELTKTLKNDERTSHIPIILLTAKAGDENELMGIEFGADDYITKPFNQKILQSKATSLVALRKKLQSRYSQEIILRPKEIAVSSVDEKFLIKIQNILDKKLVDPSFSAAEFSLCVSMSRMQLHRKLKALTGLSTTEFIRSQRLKLAVHILKTSDFNISEIGYSVGFNNHAYFSKCFKEVYHCTPSEYISLKNEA, from the coding sequence ATGAGAAAGGTATTGTCAATATTCTTATTTTTTGGCTTTACATTTTTATCTGCACAAGAATCTCCCGATTACAAAGATTATCACCAAAAATTTAAAAGTCTAATTTTCAAAAATCCAGATTCGGCTTTATACTATGTAAATAAATTAAAGACGGATAAAGAAACTAATAGCTCATTTTTTTCTTCATACTATTATCATCAAGATCTAGGTCAGTACTTTTTTGTTAAAGGCCAATTTGATTCCTCAGAACATCATTACGAAAAGGCTTATCAATTAAGTAGCGCTAAAAGAATTGACTCTTTAACTGTAAATAGTAATATGTGGTTGGCAAATCATGAATATTTTAAAGGAGAGATAAAAAAATCGCTTTTAAGATATGATGACATACTACAACTTTCTAAAAAAGCTAACTACTTAGAAGGTATTGCCTCTGCATATTCTATGTTTGCTTCTGCCGAGCCAGACTTGAGCAAGAAAATGAATCTATATCTAAAAATAGATTCACTATACAAAATTAACAATACCCAAAGTTCTTTACTAGCTCGTGTAAACGCTTACATCGCGGAAATTTATTTAGATGCCAAAGGAAATAATCCGTTAGCCAAAAAATACATAGAAAAATGTATAGAAATCTCAAAAAACGTAGCATATCCGCCAGGGGAATATGAAGCAAATAGGCTTTTGATAAAACTTTCCGTACAAGAAAACAAGATTAATGAAGCCATTCAACTATATGAACAATTATTAATTGATGGCAAAAAAAATGGTGACCCTACCGCAATTAATATTGCTAACATAGGTCTTGCTAAAATGTATCTTAAAAAAAAGGAATACACCAAAGTAGAAAAGCATTTAACGAATGTAGGAGCCTTATTAGAAAAACAAAATACTTCCACATTAACAGGCGTTGTTCACCTACACTGGGCTGAACTTTTTATAATCCTAAATAATCCAAAAGAAGCCTTGGTTCATTTAGAAAAAGCGAGACAAAATCCCGATGTAACGGACAGGCTAGGTTATAAAACGGATTTAAATAGAATTGAAATAAGTTATTATGAGTTAGTAGGTGATTATACCAACGCATACCAGACCAAAGTAGCTTATGACAAACAAATTGCATTCCTAAAAGAGCAAGAAAATGCTAACGGATTTATACTAGATGAACAATTAAAGTTCAAAGAACAACAGTTACAAGAAGTGGCACTTTTAAAAACACAACATGAGCTAGCAGATACCAAGCAAAAGGCACAACGGAATTTTCTACTTGGCATTATTATAATTACTTCATTAATTGGAATTTTCATTTTTATTCTATATCGAAATAGAATGAAAATAAATCATAAATTAAGAGAAGTTGATGCTCTAAAAACGGACTTTTTCACCAACATTTCTCATGAGTTAAGAACTCCGTTAACTTTAATCTCTGCACCTTTACAAGAGGCTTTATCCAATACAACCTTAACCACAGACCAAAAAAAGCATTTTGAAATTGCCCAGAAAAGCACCGAAAGATTGTCGGCTTTGGTAGATCAGTTATTAGAATTGTCTAAAATTGATAGTGGAAATAGAAAACTACGTGTTCAAAAAGGCTATCCTACGCAAATGATTGCGGCTTGGAGTGAATCTTTTTCTTTCCTAGCACAGCAAAAAAACATTCATTTTAAACTTCAAATAACCAATACCGATATATTAGGTTGGTTTGATCGTGATGCTATTGAGAATATTATAATTAATTTATTGGGAAATGCCATAAAATATACGCCAGAAAAAGGTGCTGTTCTTCTTAATGCGAACATTGATCATAACTACTTGTATTTTTCAATAAAGAATACTGGTAATGGTATTTCTACCACCCAAATGAAAACGATTTTCAACAGATTTTATCAGACCGATGGACTTAACGAAGGTGTAGGTATAGGCTTATCTCTTGTTAAAGAGCTAACTGAGTTACATGGAGGAAAAATAGATGTGAGTAGCGAGAAGCAAAACTGGACCCATTTCAATGTTTCCATTTGTATGGATAAGATCAAACTTAAAAATATAGAGATTATTGAAAACCCAGATTTAGAAACGTTAAAAGTGATTACCACCGCTGAAGCCAAAACCAATCTAGAAGAATCCCCACACAAAAAAAATAACCTGCCCATATTGCTTATCGTCGAAGACAATAAAGATGTAAGAACATTACTCAGCAACACGTTTAAAAGCACGTATTCTATTTTACAAGCAGCCGATGGCGAAAAAGGAATTAAAATTGCATTACATGAAATACCCGATATTATTATTTCAGATGTAATGATGCCGAAGAAAGATGGTTTGGAATTGACTAAAACACTGAAAAATGATGAACGCACCAGTCACATTCCCATTATACTATTAACGGCAAAAGCTGGTGATGAAAATGAATTGATGGGTATAGAGTTTGGCGCAGATGATTACATTACAAAACCCTTCAATCAAAAAATATTACAAAGCAAAGCAACATCTTTAGTAGCACTTAGAAAAAAGTTGCAATCTAGATACAGCCAAGAAATTATTTTAAGACCAAAGGAAATTGCAGTATCGTCGGTAGATGAAAAATTCTTAATCAAAATTCAGAACATTTTAGATAAAAAACTTGTAGATCCTTCTTTTAGCGCAGCAGAATTTAGCCTTTGTGTGTCTATGAGTAGAATGCAACTTCATAGAAAACTTAAAGCACTAACAGGGCTTTCAACCACAGAATTTATACGTTCTCAACGTTTAAAATTGGCTGTACATATTTTAAAAACTTCTGATTTTAATATATCAGAAATTGGCTATAGTGTAGGGTTTAACAATCATGCATATTTCAGCAAATGTTTTAAAGAAGTATATCATTGTACCCCTTCAGAATATATTTCTTTAAAAAATGAAGCCTAA